A window of Zingiber officinale cultivar Zhangliang chromosome 5A, Zo_v1.1, whole genome shotgun sequence contains these coding sequences:
- the LOC121979761 gene encoding transcription repressor OFP15-like, with the protein MGRKLGFTSFFSRTRHATSPYSSTARPWPSCAQPKPKTLSFMLENDFDEPFFDLVELSSSSSCLSEAVARGVRSERLFFEPWTAATMLPAAFEGDVAVEVDSDDPYRDFKQSMEEMLMAHGVRDWAWLEEMLRWYLAANEKSTHGIVVAAFVEILLDLIALPSSSPSSSRSFALDIEEEGRAN; encoded by the coding sequence ATGGGTAGGAAACTCGGCTTCACTTCCTTCTTCTCTAGAACGAGGCACGCCACCTCCCCTTATTCTTCAACAGCGCGGCCTTGGCCTTCTTGCGCGCAGCCAAAGCCAAAGACACTCTCCTTCATGTTGGAGAATGATTTCGACGAACCCTTCTTCGACCTCGTCGAgttgtcgtcgtcgtcgtcatgCCTAAGCGAGGCCGTGGCTCGCGGGGTGAGGTCGGAGAGGCTCTTCTTCGAGCCATGGACGGCGGCGACGATGCTCCCGGCGGCGTTCGAAGGGGACGTCGCGGTGGAGGTGGACTCGGATGATCCGTACAGAGATTTTAAGCAGTCGATGGAGGAGATGCTGATGGCGCACGGAGTGAGAGATTGGGCCTGGCTGGAGGAGATGCTGCGGTGGTACCTGGCGGCTAATGAAAAGAGCACCCATGGAATTGTCGTAGCAGCATTTGTGGAAATACTTTTGGACCTTATTGCTTTGCCTTCTTCGTCGCCTTCTTCTTCGAGATCTTTTGCACTTGACATTGAAGAAGAGGGACGTGCAAATTGA